A portion of the Bubalus kerabau isolate K-KA32 ecotype Philippines breed swamp buffalo chromosome 1, PCC_UOA_SB_1v2, whole genome shotgun sequence genome contains these proteins:
- the TAF7 gene encoding transcription initiation factor TFIID subunit 7, which translates to MSKSKDDAPHELESQFILRLPPEYASTVRRAVQSGHVNLKDRLSIELHPDGRHGIVRVDRVPLAAKLVDLPCVMESLKTIDKKTFYKTADVCQMLVSTVDGDLYPPVEEPVATADPKASKKKDKDKEKKFVWNHGITLPLKNVRKRRFRKTAKKKYIESPDVEKEVKRLLSTDAEAVSTRWEIIAEDETKETENQGLDISSPGMSGHRQGHDSLEHDELREIFNDLSSSSEDEDETQHPDEEDINIIDTEEDLERQLQDKLNESDEQHQENEGTNQLVMGIQKQIDNMKGKLQETQDRAKRQEDLIMKVENLALKNRFQAVLDELKQKEDREKEQLSSLQEELESLLEK; encoded by the coding sequence atgagtaagagCAAAGATGATGCTCCTCATGAACTAGAGAGCCAGTTTATCTTACGCCTACCCCCGGAGTATGCCTCTACTGTGAGGCGGGCGGTACAGTCTGGCCATGTCAACTTGAAGGACAGACTGTCAATTGAGTTACACCCTGACGGGCGTCATGGAATTGTCAGAGTGGACCGAGTCCCTTTGGCCGCAAAATTGGTAGACCTGCCGTGTGTTATGGAGAGTTTGAAAACCATTGATAAAAAAACCTTTTACAAGACAGCTGATGTCTGTCAGATGCTTGTCTCTACAGTTGATGGTGATCTCTATCCTCCTGTGGAGGAACCAGTTGCTACTGCTGATCCCAAAGCAAGCAAAAAGAAGGATaaggacaaagagaaaaaatttgtatggaaccatgGAATTACTCTGCCTCTGAAAAATGTGAGAAAGAGAAGGTTCCGTAAGACAGCAAAGAAAAAGTATATTGAGTCTCCAGATgtggaaaaagaagtaaagcGGTTGCTGagcacagatgctgaagctgTCAGTACCCGCTGGGAAATAATTGCTGAAGATGAgaccaaagaaacagaaaatcaaggCCTTGATATCTCTTCCCCAGGAATGTCGGGGCACAGGCAGGGCCATGACTCCTTAGAACATGATGAGCTTCGGGAGATATTCAATGacctcagcagcagcagtgaagatgAAGATGAGACACAGCATCCAGATGAAGAAGATATAAACATCATAGACACTGAAGAAGATCTGGAAAGGCAGCTACAGGACAAACTAAATGAATCAGATGAACAGCACCAAGAAAATGAGGGAACCAATCAGCTGGTTATGGGAATTCAGAAACAGATTGATAACATGAAAGGCAAGCTCCAAGAGACCCAGGACAGAGCAAAGCGACAGGAGGATCTCATCATGAAAGTGGAAAACCTGGCTCTCAAGAACAGATTTCAGGCTGTGCTGGATGAACTGAAACAGAAGGAAGACCGGGAAAAAGAGCAGCTCAGCTCTTTGCAAGAAGAGCTAGAATCACTCCTAGAGAAGTGA